One part of the Leptolyngbya sp. FACHB-261 genome encodes these proteins:
- a CDS encoding DUF4388 domain-containing protein yields the protein MPVCGDLKDYQFTQLVQLLDRGVKTGRLAVQLPQAPQPTLLIWFREGHVVASTVQGEPSALVKLMAQRCLIHQHQVGLLRQLARSSVPLGMALKTEGILLPEHLQLLFSLQLRNSFNRLLSASAGWFRFEERQAAPRSELTGLSLRGREALVLGLRQLQDWQALQHQLLAPGAVVRLKPASNPSLRLNSLERQVLQQLDPCCQVSELERRMPVSGQQIRQAIFRLQVLDLVQEDFARSIHSPKPLVLPGMPPDLPVPCVEDRQGLASVPGNEPGSTSQSEQGEQVPILRAFVDFLKGVA from the coding sequence ATGCCTGTCTGTGGCGATCTGAAAGACTATCAGTTCACACAACTAGTTCAACTGCTCGACCGGGGAGTAAAAACAGGCCGTCTAGCAGTTCAATTGCCTCAGGCTCCTCAACCCACGCTTCTGATTTGGTTTCGAGAAGGACATGTCGTGGCGAGCACTGTGCAGGGGGAGCCCTCCGCGTTGGTCAAACTTATGGCCCAGCGCTGCTTGATCCATCAACACCAGGTGGGCTTGCTGCGCCAGCTCGCGCGCAGCTCTGTGCCTCTTGGGATGGCCCTTAAGACCGAGGGCATTCTCCTGCCCGAACATCTGCAATTGCTGTTCAGTTTGCAATTGCGTAACAGCTTTAATCGCTTGCTCTCGGCTTCAGCCGGGTGGTTCCGTTTTGAGGAGCGGCAAGCTGCCCCTCGTTCGGAGTTGACAGGGTTGAGCCTGCGGGGTCGAGAGGCGCTGGTTCTAGGTCTACGCCAATTGCAGGACTGGCAAGCCCTGCAACATCAGCTGTTAGCGCCGGGGGCGGTGGTTCGCCTTAAGCCTGCTTCCAATCCCAGCTTGCGGCTCAACTCTCTAGAGCGTCAGGTTTTGCAGCAGTTAGATCCTTGCTGCCAGGTTAGTGAGCTGGAGCGTCGAATGCCAGTTTCTGGTCAGCAGATTCGACAGGCGATCTTTCGGCTCCAAGTGCTCGATCTGGTTCAAGAAGATTTTGCTCGGTCCATTCATTCGCCCAAGCCTTTGGTGCTGCCTGGAATGCCACCTGACTTGCCTGTGCCTTGTGTAGAAGACCGCCAGGGGCTAGCTAGTGTGCCAGGCAATGAGCCTGGCAGTACCAGTCAAAGTGAGCAAGGTGAGCAAGTGCCAATTCTGCGAGCGTTTGTCGATTTTCTTAAAGGAGTTGCCTGA
- a CDS encoding roadblock/LC7 domain-containing protein: MINANALLTVLRNFVSGTPDVQGAVLVTPDGLPLAASLPGGMDEERTSAMSAAMLSLGERIGAELARGVVERIFVQGEKGYGILVGCGSEAVLLVLAGSSAKQGLLFLEIKRVVTELTVLMG, from the coding sequence ATGATTAATGCAAATGCTCTGTTGACTGTGCTGCGAAACTTCGTCAGTGGCACCCCAGATGTTCAAGGCGCAGTCTTGGTAACCCCAGACGGCTTGCCTCTGGCCGCTTCACTACCCGGTGGCATGGACGAAGAGCGCACCTCAGCAATGTCAGCGGCCATGCTCTCCTTGGGAGAGCGGATCGGGGCTGAGTTAGCACGTGGCGTTGTCGAGCGCATCTTTGTGCAAGGCGAAAAAGGCTACGGCATTCTGGTGGGCTGCGGGAGCGAGGCAGTGCTGCTGGTGCTGGCTGGCTCCTCAGCTAAGCAAGGGCTTCTGTTTTTGGAAATCAAGCGAGTTGTCACCGAACTAACAGTTCTCATGGGTTGA
- a CDS encoding O-acetyl-ADP-ribose deacetylase codes for MSIDQNGGKGMLEKLTITQGDITQQSVDAIVNAANNSLLGGGGVDGAIHRAAGPELLAECRSLGGCPTGQAKITRGYNLPARWVIHTVGPVWQGGTANEDELLAHCYQSCFALAEQYTLSRLAFPSISTGVYNFPIEQACRIALTEIKAALERNRSLNQVIVVCFNNGVYGHYQAAVAEIFQV; via the coding sequence TTGAGTATCGATCAAAACGGCGGTAAAGGCATGCTAGAGAAACTAACGATCACGCAAGGCGACATTACCCAGCAAAGCGTAGATGCCATTGTCAACGCGGCCAATAACTCTCTGCTGGGCGGAGGCGGCGTTGATGGGGCTATTCACCGCGCTGCTGGCCCCGAACTTCTGGCCGAGTGCCGTAGTTTGGGAGGTTGCCCCACGGGCCAAGCCAAAATTACGCGTGGCTATAACTTGCCTGCCCGTTGGGTTATTCATACCGTCGGTCCGGTCTGGCAGGGCGGCACCGCTAATGAGGACGAGCTGTTAGCGCATTGCTACCAGAGTTGTTTTGCCTTAGCAGAACAATACACTCTGAGCCGTCTAGCATTCCCTTCGATCAGTACAGGGGTTTACAATTTTCCAATTGAACAAGCTTGTAGAATTGCCCTCACTGAAATCAAGGCGGCTCTGGAGCGCAACCGTTCGCTCAACCAGGTTATAGTGGTTTGTTTTAACAACGGGGTCTATGGCCACTATCAAGCGGCTGTTGCCGAAATTTTTCAAGTTTGA
- a CDS encoding 2OG-Fe(II) oxygenase, which produces MSSLIQKSLKPISTQNYQGLLRRVRQKVLQLPSEFRYRTELLKYASHLPKLSASEHSIVNTLRSEGAYVTSLAALSLPSTAQLLQAACGLFQELEANRVTRRGRHSVYATPEQISHYPELFLAGLDQQLLNIVETYIGVPVAYLGVSCRREVANGREVATRLWHQDLEDRRMIRIIVYLNEVDQEGGPFEYIAKNSIAPVQWLKYHSHRLHKASVDRAVKSVVPRQDWKACVGPAGTVVFADTGSIFHRGRLPVASERKALFFTYTSRQPLNLTYAKQLLSQEQLLTLTQSLGQRQRDCVFWQG; this is translated from the coding sequence ATGTCAAGCCTGATTCAGAAATCTCTCAAGCCCATCAGCACCCAAAATTATCAAGGTTTGCTGCGACGAGTCCGGCAGAAAGTTTTACAACTCCCTTCAGAGTTTCGCTATCGGACAGAACTACTTAAATATGCCAGTCACCTGCCCAAGCTATCCGCAAGCGAGCATTCTATTGTTAATACCTTGCGGTCTGAGGGCGCTTACGTAACCTCGCTTGCGGCGTTGTCTCTGCCCTCAACAGCCCAACTGTTGCAAGCAGCTTGCGGCTTGTTCCAGGAACTAGAAGCAAACCGAGTCACCAGGCGAGGTAGACATTCGGTTTATGCCACACCCGAACAGATCTCGCATTATCCAGAGCTGTTTTTAGCAGGGCTGGATCAACAGCTTCTCAATATCGTTGAAACTTACATCGGCGTCCCTGTGGCCTATTTAGGCGTTTCCTGTCGCCGAGAAGTGGCGAATGGAAGGGAAGTTGCTACTCGCCTTTGGCATCAGGATCTCGAAGACCGCCGGATGATTAGAATTATTGTCTATTTAAATGAAGTAGACCAAGAGGGAGGACCCTTTGAATACATCGCCAAGAATTCTATTGCCCCTGTTCAATGGTTAAAGTATCATTCCCATCGCTTGCATAAAGCTTCGGTGGATAGGGCAGTTAAGTCTGTAGTTCCCAGACAGGACTGGAAAGCTTGCGTGGGGCCAGCTGGCACAGTAGTTTTTGCGGATACAGGCAGCATCTTTCATCGAGGTAGATTGCCCGTTGCGTCAGAACGCAAGGCCTTGTTTTTTACCTATACGTCCAGGCAGCCGCTTAACTTAACCTATGCCAAGCAATTGCTCTCTCAAGAGCAGTTATTAACCCTAACCCAATCTTTAGGCCAACGCCAGCGAGACTGTGTGTTTTGGCAGGGTTAG
- a CDS encoding acetylornithine/succinylornithine family transaminase, translating to MSPEALVQPVSLQPTAQHQASTEAEQFDAHVMTTYARFPVVLERGEGCRVWDTEGREYLDFVAGIATCALGHAHPALIDAVSQQMRKLHHVSNLYYIPEQGQLAQWLVEHSCADRAFFCNSGAEANEAAIKLARKYAHIQRGISEPVIITALASFHGRTLATITATGQPKYQKNFDPLMPGFHYVPYNDLAALEAAVEALEGRVCAILLEALQGEGGVRPGDRAYFQRIRELCNEKGILLILDEVQVGMGRSGKLWGYENLGIEPDIFTSAKALGGGVPIGAMLCKEFCNVFGPGDHASTFGGNPLACAAGLCVAQTLVSDGLIENAAERGAQLQAGLNELVSRFPNLLDHARGWGLIQGLVLKEDNGLTAPALVKTALEQGLLLVPAGPKVVRFVPPLIVTAEEIDRALTIVAEALTAIV from the coding sequence GTGAGTCCAGAAGCCTTGGTCCAGCCCGTCTCTTTGCAACCAACCGCTCAACACCAAGCCTCTACTGAGGCGGAGCAGTTTGATGCCCATGTGATGACGACCTATGCCCGGTTCCCTGTGGTGCTGGAGCGTGGTGAAGGCTGCCGAGTTTGGGACACCGAAGGCCGGGAGTATCTAGATTTTGTGGCTGGAATTGCCACCTGTGCGCTGGGTCATGCCCATCCGGCTCTGATTGATGCCGTGAGTCAGCAGATGCGCAAGCTGCATCACGTTTCCAATCTCTACTACATTCCCGAGCAGGGGCAACTGGCGCAGTGGCTGGTCGAACACTCCTGCGCGGACCGAGCCTTCTTCTGTAACTCTGGTGCAGAAGCAAACGAAGCTGCGATCAAGTTGGCCCGCAAGTATGCCCACATTCAGCGGGGCATCAGTGAGCCGGTGATTATCACAGCCCTTGCTAGCTTCCACGGACGCACGCTGGCGACGATCACGGCTACAGGCCAGCCCAAATATCAAAAGAACTTTGACCCCCTGATGCCGGGGTTCCACTACGTCCCCTATAACGACTTGGCAGCTTTAGAGGCAGCAGTTGAAGCGCTAGAGGGCCGTGTCTGCGCCATTCTGCTTGAAGCTTTGCAGGGTGAGGGCGGTGTCCGTCCTGGCGACCGAGCCTATTTCCAACGCATCCGCGAACTCTGCAACGAGAAAGGGATTCTGCTCATCCTGGACGAAGTGCAGGTAGGGATGGGCCGTAGTGGCAAGCTCTGGGGCTATGAAAACCTGGGCATTGAGCCAGATATTTTCACTTCTGCCAAGGCCTTGGGCGGTGGCGTGCCGATTGGGGCCATGCTGTGCAAGGAGTTCTGCAATGTTTTCGGCCCTGGCGACCATGCCAGCACCTTTGGGGGTAATCCTCTTGCCTGCGCGGCTGGCCTCTGTGTTGCTCAGACGCTGGTCAGTGATGGCTTGATTGAGAATGCCGCAGAGCGAGGTGCTCAATTGCAGGCAGGTTTGAATGAGCTGGTATCCCGTTTCCCGAATCTGCTTGATCACGCACGCGGTTGGGGTCTGATCCAGGGATTGGTGCTGAAAGAAGACAATGGCTTGACTGCACCGGCCTTGGTCAAAACTGCTTTGGAGCAAGGTCTATTGCTGGTGCCCGCAGGCCCCAAGGTAGTGCGCTTTGTGCCGCCGCTGATTGTCACGGCTGAGGAGATCGATCGAGCGCTGACAATTGTGGCAGAAGCGCTAACGGCAATCGTGTAA
- a CDS encoding ATP/GTP-binding protein — translation MTVLRIVVTGTVGSGKTTFIRSISEIEVVDTDRTATDVTAQLKSQTTVALDFGRMTIPPGLSLHLYGTPGQPRFDFMWDILIRKAHAYVLLVAANRPDHFRLAHQILSFMQERSKRPMLIGLTHTDCPDCWTEEDLTLALGYGEQYPPVVIVNPTQPESVHAMLLKLTELTTAQPSV, via the coding sequence ATGACCGTTCTGCGTATCGTCGTGACGGGGACTGTAGGTTCGGGCAAGACAACCTTTATTCGCTCAATCAGTGAGATTGAGGTCGTTGACACTGACCGCACAGCAACTGACGTAACAGCTCAATTGAAGTCGCAAACTACAGTAGCCCTCGACTTTGGCCGCATGACCATTCCACCCGGTCTGTCACTCCATCTGTATGGCACACCGGGTCAACCCCGCTTTGATTTCATGTGGGACATTCTGATTCGCAAGGCCCACGCCTACGTTCTATTAGTAGCAGCCAATCGTCCTGACCACTTTCGGCTCGCTCACCAGATTCTCAGCTTCATGCAGGAACGCTCAAAGCGTCCCATGTTGATTGGCCTGACCCACACTGACTGTCCTGATTGCTGGACTGAGGAAGACCTGACACTCGCCTTGGGCTACGGCGAACAGTACCCACCCGTCGTGATTGTCAATCCAACTCAGCCGGAATCAGTCCATGCCATGCTGCTCAAACTCACTGAGTTGACGACCGCTCAACCGTCTGTGTGA
- a CDS encoding ATP/GTP-binding protein: protein MSAVPLSQPGSAQPRALSQILRVVITGPVGAGKSTYIETTSEIEVVRTERQACTPATRRLKPETTVAMDFGRITLNPRMAVHLYGTPGQMRFDFMWDLLIQRAHGYVLLVAAHRPAQFETARYIHRFMSERTLSPCVIGLTHLDSPDAWPPVELLLALGFDRQTCPPVIGVNTQERRSVARSLLLLAQHMSRSRQSTKAPTQPPTNPASPPIAFSA, encoded by the coding sequence ATGTCGGCTGTACCGCTCTCTCAACCAGGTTCTGCTCAGCCTCGTGCTCTCAGCCAAATTTTGCGAGTGGTGATTACGGGTCCAGTCGGCGCAGGTAAGTCGACCTACATTGAAACCACCAGTGAGATCGAGGTCGTGCGCACCGAGCGCCAAGCTTGTACGCCTGCTACGCGTCGCTTAAAACCCGAAACCACAGTGGCCATGGACTTTGGTCGCATTACGCTAAACCCTCGCATGGCGGTTCATCTCTATGGCACACCGGGGCAAATGCGCTTTGACTTTATGTGGGACCTGTTGATCCAGCGAGCGCATGGCTATGTGCTGCTGGTGGCTGCACATCGACCGGCTCAGTTTGAGACGGCCCGCTACATTCACCGCTTCATGAGTGAGCGCACCCTGTCTCCCTGCGTCATTGGGCTTACCCATCTCGACTCACCGGATGCTTGGCCACCGGTAGAACTGCTGTTGGCTCTAGGTTTTGATCGGCAGACCTGCCCGCCTGTGATTGGCGTGAATACGCAGGAGCGCCGCTCGGTAGCGCGTAGTTTACTGCTGTTGGCCCAACATATGAGCCGTTCGCGCCAAAGCACCAAAGCACCAACCCAGCCGCCTACTAATCCGGCTTCCCCGCCGATTGCCTTTTCTGCCTGA
- a CDS encoding NUDIX hydrolase, whose product MRIDESWYKRPASIAERTTSGGVIVRIESGKIYIALVREVGLYHYVLPKGGVEAGETLEQAAWREIQEEAGLTELQLISKLDVRERLDYRKRRWITAHYFLFLTEQVDGVPTDPKHHYKLAWAPLDTMPKLFWPEQQDLIQKNRDKIMALLQPQSP is encoded by the coding sequence ATGCGCATCGATGAAAGCTGGTACAAACGCCCCGCTAGCATTGCTGAACGGACCACCTCTGGCGGCGTGATCGTCCGCATCGAAAGTGGAAAAATCTATATCGCTCTGGTGCGCGAGGTTGGGCTCTACCATTACGTTCTACCGAAGGGTGGTGTAGAAGCGGGTGAAACTCTGGAGCAGGCAGCCTGGCGCGAAATTCAAGAAGAAGCTGGCCTGACCGAGTTGCAACTGATTAGCAAGCTCGATGTACGAGAACGGCTTGACTATCGCAAGCGTCGCTGGATCACGGCCCATTACTTCTTATTCTTGACCGAACAAGTTGATGGCGTTCCGACCGACCCCAAGCACCATTACAAGCTGGCTTGGGCGCCACTGGACACGATGCCGAAGCTGTTTTGGCCAGAGCAGCAGGACTTGATTCAGAAGAATCGCGACAAAATCATGGCGCTGCTGCAACCCCAATCGCCTTAG
- a CDS encoding class I SAM-dependent methyltransferase translates to MVNQWTQAEHALGYLSRAEQLPHRLEGEAVLLEQIPRNVERVLDLGTGDGRLLALVKRKCPHTKGVALDFSPAMLQAAQARFADDATVEIVAHDFDQPLPPLGCFDVVVSSFAIHHCPHERKRSLYEEIFDLLEPGGVFCNLEHVASPTPALHERFLYAIGQSPHTDDPSNKLLDVETQLGWLRQVGFADVDCYWKWLELALLVGVKPA, encoded by the coding sequence ATGGTCAATCAGTGGACTCAGGCAGAGCACGCATTGGGATATCTGTCTCGTGCTGAACAACTGCCTCACCGTCTTGAAGGCGAGGCCGTGCTACTTGAGCAAATCCCCAGAAATGTCGAGCGTGTTCTGGATCTGGGTACTGGCGATGGTCGGCTCCTAGCGCTAGTGAAGCGGAAATGCCCTCACACCAAGGGCGTGGCGCTCGATTTCTCCCCGGCGATGCTACAAGCTGCCCAAGCCCGCTTTGCTGATGACGCAACCGTCGAAATTGTGGCGCATGACTTCGATCAGCCTCTACCACCTCTGGGCTGCTTTGATGTGGTGGTGTCTAGCTTTGCGATTCATCACTGCCCCCACGAACGCAAGCGCTCTCTCTACGAGGAAATCTTTGACCTTTTGGAGCCCGGCGGCGTGTTTTGCAACCTAGAACATGTTGCCTCGCCCACACCTGCTCTGCACGAACGCTTTCTCTACGCCATCGGCCAGAGCCCCCACACTGACGACCCTTCCAATAAGCTGCTGGATGTGGAAACGCAATTAGGCTGGTTGAGACAAGTCGGCTTCGCGGATGTCGATTGTTATTGGAAGTGGTTAGAACTAGCACTGTTGGTTGGCGTTAAACCGGCCTGA